In Dama dama isolate Ldn47 chromosome 9, ASM3311817v1, whole genome shotgun sequence, the following proteins share a genomic window:
- the LOC133061625 gene encoding olfactory receptor 7A10-like, with protein sequence MESGNDTQISEFLFLGFSEEPELQPLIFGLFLFMYLITVFGNLLIFLAVSSDPQLHTPMYFFLCNLSFVDICFTSVTIPKILWNIQRQSKGISYAGCISQMHFFLLFAGLDNFLLTVMAYDRYLAICHPLHYTVKMNPQLCGLLVLVSWAMSALNSLLQSLMTLRLSFCTGLEIPHFFCELNQVVRCACSDTFLNDIVIYFAAAILGGGAFTGIIYSYSKIISCIRRISSTQGKYKAFSTCASHLSVVALFYCTVLSVYLSPASTHSSQSNITASVMYTVVTPMLNPFIYSLRNKDIKRALRRFIGMASLKMPTYLWLKKCK encoded by the coding sequence ATGGAATCAGGAAATGATACACagatttcagaatttctttttctgggattCTCAGAGGAACCAGAACTGCAGCCCCTCATATTTGGGCTTTTCCTCTTCATGTACCTGATCACTGTGTTTGGAAACTTGCTCATCTTCTTGGCTGTGAGCTCAGACCCCCaactccacacccccatgtacttcttcctctgtaACCTTTCCTTTGTAGACATCTGCTTCACCTCCGTCACCATCCCAAAGATTCTGTGGAACATCCAGAGGCAGAGCAAAGGTATAAGTTATGCAGGCTGTATTAGCCAGATGCACTTTTTCCTACTGTTCGCAGGGCTGGATAACTTTCTCCTgactgtgatggcctatgaccgctacctGGCCATATGCCACCCTCTGCACTACACAGTCAAGATGAACCCCCAGCTCTGTGGACTGCTGGTTCTGGTGTCCTGGGCGATGAGTGCTCTGAATTCCCTGTTACAAAGCTTAATGACGCTGCGGTTGTCCTTCTGCACAGGCTTGGAAATCCCTCACTTTTTCTGTGAGCTCAATCAGGTTGTCCGATGTGCCTGTTCTGACACCTTTCTTAATGACATAGTAATATATTTTGCAGCTGCAATCCTGGGTGGTGGTGCATTCACTGGAATCATTTATTCATACTCTAAGATAATCTCCTGCATACGAAGAATTTCATCAACTCAGGGGAAATATAAAGCATTTTCCACCTGTGCATCTCACCTCTCGGTTGTTGCCTTATTTTATTGTACAGTCCTATCAGTGTACCTTAGCCCTGCTTCTACCCATAGCTCACAGTCAAATATAACAGCTTCAGTGATGTATACAGTGGTCACACCCATGCTGAACCCTTTCATCTATAGTCTGCGgaataaagacataaaaaggGCTCTGAGAAGATTCATTGGGATGGCTTCTCTAAAAATGCCAACTTACCTCTGGTTGAAAAAGTGTAAATGA